One region of Marivirga arenosa genomic DNA includes:
- a CDS encoding parallel beta-helix domain-containing protein codes for MKRLFYFFPLLIFYGCNSNTEIADRSNVQWQDIEKDLQTALIMANDGDTINLPEGYFKFSKSLLMDEKSNIVFKGTGIDKTILSFKEQKEGAEGIKIADCKNIILEGFTIEDAAGDNIKVTDTEGITFRKVKAQWTGKVSEENGAYALYPVLCKNVLIENCIAIGSSDAGIYVGQSDSVIIRNNEAYQNVAGIESENSNHVEIYENIAINNTGGILVFDLPGLTQYGENIKVYKNIVKENNHRNFAPEGNIVGVVPPGTGIMVLATRNVDIYKNEIIDNRSAGIAIISYELVAAISEEETKEANEEQAGSAQRVNNNYSLDENYNPYPWEIKIHENVISNDKWFATFQHDFGKLFNFKYPFNPPDIVFDGFIADGKEAKDVLCIDQEDIHFVNLDAPNELENMNEKIEDFLCL; via the coding sequence ATGAAACGACTTTTTTACTTTTTTCCCCTTCTTATTTTTTATGGCTGTAATTCAAATACTGAAATAGCAGACAGAAGCAATGTTCAATGGCAAGACATTGAAAAAGATTTACAGACTGCACTTATCATGGCCAATGATGGTGATACTATTAATCTTCCTGAGGGCTATTTTAAATTTTCGAAAAGTCTTTTAATGGATGAAAAATCGAATATTGTTTTTAAAGGGACTGGAATTGACAAAACAATTCTATCCTTCAAAGAGCAAAAAGAAGGTGCCGAAGGAATAAAAATAGCAGATTGTAAAAATATAATTTTAGAAGGTTTCACCATTGAAGATGCTGCTGGTGATAACATAAAAGTTACGGACACAGAGGGAATCACCTTTAGAAAAGTTAAAGCGCAATGGACAGGAAAAGTGAGTGAAGAAAACGGAGCTTACGCCTTATACCCAGTGCTTTGTAAAAATGTATTAATTGAAAATTGTATTGCAATTGGGTCATCTGATGCGGGAATCTATGTAGGTCAATCCGATTCAGTAATCATAAGAAATAATGAAGCTTACCAAAATGTAGCAGGAATTGAGAGTGAGAATTCAAATCATGTTGAGATTTACGAAAATATAGCCATTAATAATACTGGCGGTATTTTAGTATTCGATTTACCCGGATTAACACAGTATGGCGAAAACATAAAAGTTTATAAGAACATAGTTAAAGAAAACAACCATAGAAATTTTGCGCCAGAAGGTAATATTGTAGGTGTGGTTCCACCGGGAACTGGAATTATGGTTTTGGCCACACGAAATGTAGACATTTACAAAAATGAAATTATCGATAACCGATCAGCTGGTATAGCCATTATAAGCTATGAATTAGTAGCGGCAATAAGCGAAGAGGAGACTAAAGAAGCAAATGAGGAGCAAGCTGGATCTGCTCAAAGAGTAAACAATAATTACAGTCTAGATGAGAACTACAACCCCTATCCGTGGGAAATAAAAATTCACGAAAATGTAATTTCTAATGATAAATGGTTTGCTACTTTCCAACATGATTTTGGCAAATTATTCAACTTCAAATATCCATTCAATCCACCAGACATTGTTTTTGATGGTTTTATCGCTGATGGGAAAGAAGCAAAGGATGTTTTATGCATTGATCAAGAAGATATCCATTTTGTGAATCTTGATGCACCTAACGAATTAGAAAACATGAATGAAAAAATTGAGGATTTCCTATGCCTTTAA
- a CDS encoding SO2930 family diheme c-type cytochrome translates to MPLKKHIVIILAAVFTVSCYTKEKNEKVEKLSEEKASNTFVFKSNQNIGKEKLSDYNFFKGELKTLEPGKNVHPYTLNSPLFSDYAQKARFVMIPEGKEAQYHSTEVLEFPVGSILIKNFYYPSDFSNPDGERRIIETRLLIHEEEGWKALPYVWNDKQTEAFLEVAGATKSVSWRDTEGNTQKINYSVPNMNQCRSCHLKNGKITPIGPSARQLNGDYNYTQNGNMNQLAYWEKHHLISDLPSTGMPKLVNYEDDQAPLADRARAYLEINCGHCHRPDGPAKNSALHLMASVDNPAAWGVGKTPIAAGKGSGGLKYDIVPGHPEESILAYRMESTDPGIMMPELGRQLVHKEGLELVKNWIAEMK, encoded by the coding sequence ATGCCTTTAAAAAAACATATAGTAATAATATTAGCAGCAGTTTTTACGGTATCTTGTTACACTAAGGAGAAAAATGAAAAGGTTGAAAAGCTAAGCGAAGAAAAAGCATCCAATACTTTTGTTTTTAAATCCAATCAAAATATAGGTAAAGAGAAGTTATCGGATTACAACTTCTTTAAAGGTGAATTAAAAACATTAGAACCCGGTAAAAATGTTCATCCATATACTTTAAATTCTCCACTTTTTTCAGATTATGCACAAAAAGCTCGTTTTGTCATGATTCCGGAAGGAAAAGAAGCGCAATATCATTCTACGGAAGTATTGGAGTTCCCTGTGGGCAGTATTTTGATCAAAAACTTTTATTATCCAAGTGATTTTTCGAATCCAGATGGAGAGAGAAGAATTATTGAAACCCGATTATTAATTCATGAAGAAGAGGGATGGAAAGCACTTCCTTATGTTTGGAATGACAAACAAACTGAGGCTTTTTTGGAAGTAGCAGGAGCTACAAAAAGTGTAAGCTGGAGAGATACTGAAGGCAATACTCAAAAAATAAATTATAGCGTTCCTAATATGAATCAATGTAGGAGCTGCCATCTTAAGAATGGTAAAATCACACCAATAGGGCCTTCCGCAAGACAATTAAATGGTGATTATAATTATACTCAAAATGGAAACATGAATCAATTAGCTTATTGGGAAAAGCATCATTTAATATCAGATTTACCTTCAACAGGTATGCCAAAATTGGTAAATTATGAAGATGATCAAGCTCCTTTAGCAGATCGAGCCAGAGCTTACTTAGAAATAAATTGTGGACATTGCCACAGACCTGATGGACCAGCTAAAAACTCCGCACTACATCTTATGGCCTCTGTGGATAATCCTGCTGCTTGGGGAGTAGGTAAAACTCCAATCGCAGCGGGTAAAGGTTCAGGAGGTTTGAAATACGATATCGTACCAGGCCATCCCGAAGAATCTATTCTAGCCTACCGAATGGAGTCTACAGACCCAGGAATTATGATGCCAGAACTAGGAAGGCAATTGGTCCATAAAGAAGGATTGGAATTGGTAAAGAATTGGATTGCAGAAATGAAATGA
- a CDS encoding (Fe-S)-binding protein, with amino-acid sequence MSDSTYKVPTMQEMSAKGEAPEVLFWVGCAGSFDDRYKAVTIAFTKILNKVGINFAVLGPEESCTGDPARRAGNEFLFQMQAMSNIQVLNGYNIKKIVTACPHCFNTIKNEYPELGGNYDVVHHSQFLQGLINEGKVTLKDGGEFKGKKITFHDSCYLGRANGVYEAPRDVIKALDAELVEMKRCKTKGLCCGAGGAQMFKDAEKGNKEINIERTEEALETGAEVIAAGCPFCMTMMGDGVKNKEREHNVKVLDLAELIAKNQGL; translated from the coding sequence ATGAGCGATTCAACATATAAAGTCCCCACTATGCAAGAAATGAGTGCTAAAGGAGAAGCTCCTGAGGTATTATTTTGGGTAGGCTGTGCAGGTTCATTTGATGACCGTTACAAAGCGGTTACCATTGCATTTACAAAAATCTTAAATAAAGTAGGAATTAATTTTGCAGTATTAGGACCAGAAGAAAGTTGTACAGGAGATCCTGCTAGAAGAGCTGGAAATGAATTTCTTTTCCAGATGCAGGCGATGAGTAATATTCAAGTTTTAAACGGATATAACATCAAAAAAATAGTTACGGCTTGTCCTCACTGTTTTAATACAATCAAAAATGAGTATCCTGAATTAGGAGGTAATTATGATGTAGTACACCATTCTCAATTCCTTCAAGGATTAATCAATGAGGGGAAAGTTACACTTAAAGATGGTGGAGAATTTAAGGGTAAGAAAATCACTTTCCATGATTCATGTTATTTAGGTAGAGCAAACGGTGTGTATGAGGCCCCGCGTGATGTTATTAAAGCTTTAGATGCGGAATTAGTTGAGATGAAACGTTGCAAAACGAAAGGTTTATGCTGTGGTGCTGGTGGCGCTCAAATGTTCAAAGATGCAGAAAAAGGGAATAAGGAGATTAATATTGAGAGAACTGAGGAGGCATTGGAAACTGGTGCGGAGGTAATTGCAGCGGGTTGTCCTTTTTGCATGACTATGATGGGAGATGGAGTGAAGAATAAAGAAAGAGAGCATAATGTGAAAGTCTTAGATTTAGCCGAATTGATTGCTAAAAATCAAGGGTTGTAA
- a CDS encoding 4Fe-4S dicluster domain-containing protein: MEYISQIAFLLVLAVAAYFLAQRIGSIKKNINLGKEVDRSDNSGQRWKNTFLIAFGQQKMFKKFIPAILHLMIYVGFLVINLEVLEFIIDGVAGTHRIFAPILGDAYTVAINVFEFLAVAVLVSCVAFLLRRNVLNVKRLRSLSGWPKLDGNLILVIEIILMFAILTMNATDMLLQGKDEHYVQTGSFFFSSFLTPLFEGMSVDALVFTERFAWWFHIIGILAFAVYVTYSKHLHIFLAFPNTYFAKLTPNGQMNNMDEVTTEVKSMLGMDAGAPPAEVARLGAKDATDLTWVNLMNAYSCTECGRCTAECPANLTGKKLSPRKIMMDTRDRIDEIGKNIKAGKEAESGSPLFSDDYISAEELNACTSCNACVEACPVSINPLDIILQGRRYMAMEESSSPQSWNSMFQNVETSFAPWKFPPTDRFKWADKLKGEEK, from the coding sequence ATGGAATACATCTCGCAAATTGCTTTCTTACTGGTACTTGCAGTTGCAGCGTACTTTTTAGCACAAAGAATAGGGAGCATCAAGAAAAATATCAATCTGGGTAAAGAGGTTGATAGAAGTGATAATAGTGGTCAAAGATGGAAGAACACTTTTTTGATTGCTTTTGGTCAACAGAAAATGTTCAAAAAGTTTATTCCAGCTATTCTTCACTTAATGATTTATGTTGGTTTTCTAGTAATTAACTTAGAGGTATTGGAATTCATTATTGACGGTGTAGCTGGAACGCATAGAATATTTGCTCCAATTTTAGGAGATGCTTATACAGTCGCAATTAATGTTTTTGAATTCCTAGCCGTTGCTGTATTGGTTTCATGTGTTGCTTTTCTTTTGAGGAGAAACGTACTAAATGTAAAGAGACTTCGATCATTAAGTGGGTGGCCTAAGTTAGATGGTAATTTAATATTGGTTATCGAAATTATTTTAATGTTTGCTATTCTTACTATGAATGCAACTGATATGCTGTTGCAAGGAAAGGATGAGCATTATGTGCAAACAGGAAGTTTTTTCTTTAGTAGTTTCTTAACACCATTATTTGAAGGAATGAGTGTTGATGCTTTGGTTTTTACTGAGCGTTTCGCTTGGTGGTTTCACATCATAGGAATATTAGCTTTTGCAGTTTATGTAACCTATTCTAAGCATTTACATATCTTCCTTGCTTTCCCTAATACTTATTTTGCTAAACTGACTCCAAACGGGCAAATGAATAATATGGATGAAGTAACGACTGAGGTGAAAAGTATGCTAGGGATGGATGCCGGTGCTCCACCAGCTGAAGTAGCAAGATTAGGAGCTAAAGATGCAACGGATCTTACTTGGGTGAATTTGATGAATGCTTATTCATGTACTGAGTGTGGTAGATGTACTGCTGAGTGTCCAGCCAATTTAACTGGTAAAAAATTATCTCCTCGAAAAATCATGATGGATACTCGTGATCGAATTGATGAAATTGGGAAAAATATCAAGGCAGGCAAAGAAGCTGAATCTGGGAGTCCATTATTCAGCGATGATTACATTTCAGCAGAAGAACTGAATGCTTGTACAAGTTGTAATGCATGTGTTGAAGCATGTCCTGTAAGCATTAATCCATTGGATATTATTCTTCAAGGAAGAAGATATATGGCGATGGAAGAAAGTAGCTCGCCACAATCATGGAATTCTATGTTCCAAAATGTTGAGACTAGTTTTGCACCATGGAAATTCCCACCAACAGACAGATTTAAGTGGGCAGATAAATTAAAAGGAGAAGAAAAATAA
- a CDS encoding HAMP domain-containing sensor histidine kinase: protein MISQSIISIFLKEITPTYIGQAFWGIGLALILWYFYSLYQRKHLKLWAYSWLSFALHVIITLITLYFNSNESIGPFWQNVFTFFFQIAGLMHIVWLLRGAYHLIERKSISLKFEYAQYATVIVISLFSALAFVLDEEGGYKYSLALPFTVKSLIAGFGFLFAGIQIMRIGKRDTAVGKKLLWIAFILYGFENLNYALGGLSVLFDKHYILKLNSSLGALDFLLIAFIGIGMIIWLLEEERSALEKTNRELDSFLYSTSHDLRAPVASLLGLINIAKHDIKEESGQKYVQMMEERVKKLDDIFSDILNYSRNIKTEIKPTTFRLGEIVEDVITDVKFNEGAEQIRLDYSEQIHHILKTDYYQLKVILGNLISNAVKYHDSKKEDQYIAIRFQKIDRDVHISVEDNGIGISPESQHKVFDMFYRATSEAEGSGLGLFIVKQALEKINARITLKSEVNMGSTFTVVIQNAAVKYNDR, encoded by the coding sequence TTGATAAGTCAGTCAATCATTAGTATATTTTTAAAGGAAATTACTCCTACATACATCGGGCAAGCATTTTGGGGGATAGGATTGGCTTTAATTCTATGGTATTTTTATAGTTTGTACCAACGAAAACATCTAAAACTTTGGGCTTATAGCTGGCTCTCTTTCGCCCTTCATGTCATCATCACTTTAATAACATTATATTTTAATTCTAATGAAAGCATAGGACCCTTTTGGCAAAATGTATTTACATTTTTCTTCCAAATTGCAGGTTTAATGCATATTGTATGGCTATTACGGGGGGCGTACCATCTAATCGAAAGAAAAAGCATCAGTTTAAAATTTGAATACGCACAATATGCAACAGTAATAGTTATTTCACTATTCAGTGCATTAGCTTTTGTTTTGGATGAAGAAGGTGGCTATAAATACTCATTAGCTCTACCTTTTACCGTAAAATCATTAATTGCTGGTTTTGGTTTTCTTTTTGCAGGAATTCAAATTATGAGAATAGGAAAAAGGGATACCGCTGTAGGTAAAAAATTATTATGGATTGCATTCATTCTTTATGGTTTTGAAAACCTTAATTATGCCCTCGGTGGGCTTTCAGTACTATTTGATAAGCATTACATTCTAAAATTAAACAGCAGCTTAGGCGCTTTAGATTTCTTGTTAATTGCATTCATAGGAATTGGGATGATCATTTGGTTACTTGAGGAAGAAAGATCTGCTTTAGAAAAAACTAACCGAGAATTAGATAGCTTTTTATACAGCACCTCCCATGATTTACGAGCTCCAGTCGCTTCTTTACTAGGCTTAATTAATATTGCCAAGCATGATATTAAAGAGGAATCTGGCCAAAAGTATGTGCAAATGATGGAAGAAAGGGTTAAAAAGCTAGATGATATTTTTAGCGATATCCTCAATTATTCACGCAATATTAAAACTGAAATAAAACCTACAACTTTTAGGCTGGGTGAGATTGTGGAAGATGTTATCACAGATGTGAAATTCAATGAGGGAGCTGAACAAATTCGCTTAGATTACAGTGAGCAAATACATCATATTCTAAAAACTGACTACTATCAGTTAAAAGTAATTTTAGGAAACCTGATCTCAAATGCCGTTAAATATCATGACTCTAAAAAAGAGGATCAATACATTGCTATTCGATTTCAGAAAATAGACAGAGATGTACACATATCAGTAGAGGATAATGGCATTGGTATCTCTCCAGAAAGTCAGCACAAGGTATTTGATATGTTCTATAGAGCTACCAGCGAAGCAGAGGGTTCTGGATTGGGACTTTTTATAGTGAAACAAGCTTTAGAAAAAATTAATGCAAGAATCACGTTAAAATCAGAAGTAAATATGGGGAGCACTTTTACAGTAGTCATTCAAAATGCCGCTGTTAAATATAATGATCGATAA
- a CDS encoding pseudouridine synthase: MHKKKSPNHNKPKSGFKKKNVKAKNTAETPEYDIKKLKSEEVKQKELKEGIRLNKFIANAGISSRREADQHISEGKVKVNGKVVTELGFKVKPSDEVAFEGKPIKREKLVYVLLNKPKGFITTMDDPKGRKTVMDLVAAAGQERIYPVGRLDRNTTGLLLFTNDGELAKKLTHPKHKAAKIYQVELDKPITEEDFLKIEEGISLEDGEVKVDKIAILSPDAKKLGLEIRIGRNRIVRRTFEHLGYEVVKLDRTTFAGLTKKDLPRGKWRFLKQKEVINLKHLR, from the coding sequence ATGCATAAAAAGAAATCCCCGAATCATAATAAGCCTAAATCAGGTTTTAAAAAGAAAAACGTTAAGGCGAAAAATACAGCTGAAACCCCGGAATATGATATTAAAAAATTAAAATCGGAGGAGGTAAAGCAAAAAGAGCTTAAAGAAGGGATTCGCCTTAATAAATTTATCGCAAATGCTGGAATATCTTCTAGAAGAGAAGCCGATCAGCATATATCGGAAGGCAAAGTTAAAGTAAACGGTAAAGTAGTTACAGAACTAGGCTTTAAAGTAAAACCATCAGATGAGGTAGCATTTGAAGGTAAACCAATAAAAAGAGAAAAGTTAGTTTATGTGTTGTTGAATAAACCTAAAGGATTTATCACCACTATGGATGACCCTAAAGGAAGAAAAACGGTAATGGATTTGGTTGCAGCTGCTGGGCAGGAGAGGATTTACCCGGTTGGCAGATTAGATCGCAATACTACAGGATTACTTCTTTTTACTAATGATGGAGAATTAGCCAAAAAGCTAACTCACCCAAAACATAAAGCAGCTAAAATTTATCAAGTTGAATTAGATAAGCCTATCACGGAAGAAGATTTCTTGAAAATTGAAGAGGGTATAAGCCTGGAAGACGGAGAGGTTAAAGTAGATAAGATTGCTATTTTAAGTCCAGATGCTAAGAAGCTGGGTTTAGAAATTAGAATTGGTCGAAATAGAATTGTTAGAAGAACGTTTGAGCATTTAGGCTATGAAGTCGTGAAGCTTGATAGAACAACTTTTGCAGGTCTTACAAAAAAGGATCTTCCAAGAGGTAAGTGGAGGTTTTTAAAGCAAAAGGAAGTGATCAATTTGAAGCACTTAAGATAA
- the scpB gene encoding SMC-Scp complex subunit ScpB: protein MDFLLNHIEALIFCATTPLKVQEIHKCLSEMFEADVPKEDIDRALEKILKKYESDEYSFQVEHVGGGYQFMTKPAYQASIGIMLKQQSKKRLSTSALETLSIIAYKQPITKGEMEQIRGVNCDYTVQKLLEKELIEIKGKADAIGRPILYGTSQNFMEYFGINDIKDLPTPKDFSQEDNQIGKENED, encoded by the coding sequence ATGGATTTTCTGCTGAATCATATTGAAGCACTAATTTTTTGTGCCACCACTCCATTGAAGGTGCAAGAAATACATAAGTGTTTGTCAGAAATGTTTGAAGCAGATGTTCCCAAAGAGGATATTGATCGGGCTCTCGAAAAGATTTTAAAGAAATATGAGTCCGATGAATATTCTTTCCAAGTTGAGCATGTAGGTGGGGGGTATCAATTCATGACGAAACCTGCTTACCAGGCAAGTATTGGCATTATGCTCAAGCAACAATCCAAAAAAAGACTATCTACATCTGCACTAGAAACGCTTTCAATTATTGCATACAAACAGCCCATCACTAAAGGTGAAATGGAGCAAATAAGAGGAGTAAATTGCGATTATACAGTGCAAAAGCTCCTTGAAAAGGAGTTGATTGAAATTAAAGGTAAAGCAGATGCAATTGGTAGGCCAATTCTTTATGGTACCAGCCAGAACTTCATGGAGTATTTCGGAATAAACGATATCAAAGATCTTCCAACTCCAAAAGACTTTTCTCAGGAAGACAATCAAATTGGGAAAGAAAACGAGGATTAA
- a CDS encoding TraR/DksA family transcriptional regulator, whose protein sequence is MSDQEKTRYNADELKEFEDLITDKLNKAKEELKYIKSTITRSADTGTDGTSGNVKVLEDGADTMEKESMNQLAARQQKFITNLENALVRIKNGTYGICSVTGKLISKERLKAVPHTTQSIEAKLAQDK, encoded by the coding sequence ATGAGTGATCAAGAGAAAACAAGATATAATGCAGATGAGCTAAAAGAGTTTGAAGATTTAATCACTGACAAATTAAATAAGGCCAAAGAAGAGCTTAAATATATTAAATCAACCATAACTCGATCTGCAGATACTGGTACTGATGGTACATCAGGAAATGTTAAAGTACTAGAAGATGGTGCTGATACTATGGAGAAAGAAAGTATGAATCAATTAGCTGCCCGTCAGCAAAAGTTCATCACTAATCTTGAAAATGCGTTGGTAAGAATCAAAAATGGAACGTATGGAATCTGTTCTGTAACAGGTAAATTAATCTCTAAAGAGCGTTTAAAGGCAGTTCCTCACACTACTCAATCAATTGAAGCAAAATTAGCACAAGATAAATAA
- a CDS encoding DMT family transporter: MNEKETASPVLIYGLLILLALIWGSSFILIKKGLLVFSAGEVGAIRIFSAALVLTPLSLPKLKTLNRRQWKWLFISGMVGSFGPAFLFAYAQTQLESGITGVLNALTPIFALLVGVLFFKGSLKLRDSLGIALGFAGTVVLIVAGSDGELGNFNFYALFVILATFCYGLNLNIIKTQFNVLTPRMITSISLVLIAPLAGGYLFGASDFIHKMQYADGAGMALLFICILGVIGTAFALILFNRLVKLTSPIFTSFVTYLIPIVAIIWGIWDGEILVIGHYIGIILIILGVAFANRPKK, translated from the coding sequence ATGAATGAAAAAGAAACTGCAAGTCCAGTTTTAATTTACGGATTATTAATATTACTCGCGCTCATATGGGGAAGCTCTTTTATTCTTATTAAAAAAGGGCTTCTTGTCTTTTCAGCAGGAGAAGTTGGAGCCATTAGAATATTTTCAGCAGCTTTAGTGCTTACTCCCTTATCATTACCTAAACTCAAAACATTAAATAGAAGGCAATGGAAATGGCTTTTTATTTCAGGTATGGTGGGCAGTTTTGGGCCAGCATTTTTATTTGCCTATGCACAAACTCAACTTGAAAGTGGGATTACAGGTGTATTGAATGCACTGACTCCAATATTTGCATTGCTAGTTGGCGTTTTATTTTTTAAAGGAAGTTTAAAACTCAGAGATAGTTTAGGGATTGCTTTAGGCTTTGCTGGCACTGTTGTTTTGATTGTTGCTGGATCTGATGGTGAACTTGGAAATTTTAACTTTTATGCCTTATTCGTAATACTTGCAACCTTCTGTTATGGACTAAACCTGAATATAATCAAAACCCAGTTTAATGTATTAACACCAAGAATGATTACGAGTATTTCTTTGGTTTTAATAGCTCCTTTGGCAGGAGGCTATTTATTTGGGGCAAGTGATTTTATTCATAAAATGCAATATGCAGATGGAGCTGGAATGGCTTTATTATTCATTTGTATTTTAGGTGTGATAGGAACTGCATTTGCGTTAATATTATTTAATAGGCTCGTAAAATTGACTTCTCCAATCTTTACAAGTTTTGTAACTTACTTAATCCCAATTGTAGCCATTATTTGGGGGATATGGGATGGTGAAATTTTAGTAATAGGTCATTATATCGGTATTATATTAATAATTTTAGGAGTGGCATTTGCTAATCGTCCAAAAAAATAA
- the dusB gene encoding tRNA dihydrouridine synthase DusB: MVKIGNISLGEFPLLLAPMEDVSDPPFRAVCKENGADLMYTEFISSEGLIRDAIKSRQKLDIFDYEKPIGIQIFGGDEEAMSIATNIVNVTQPDLVDINFGCPVKKVVTKGAGAGVLKDIDLMVRLTEAVVKSTDLPVTVKTRLGWDEDSKNIEEVAERLQDVGIKALSIHGRTRKQMYKGEADWSLISKVKNNSRINIPIFGNGDIDSPEKALEYKNRYGVDGIMIGRAAIGNPWIFNEIKHYLKTGETLPAPNLEDRVETAKKHLEFSVKWKGEKVGIYEMRRHYTNYFKGISHFKPYRTRLVEGDSFQEVLNTLDEVKEVFADKMIEKI, from the coding sequence TTGGTAAAGATAGGAAACATATCATTAGGCGAGTTCCCATTATTATTAGCACCTATGGAGGATGTCAGTGATCCGCCATTTAGAGCAGTATGTAAAGAGAATGGTGCCGATTTAATGTATACAGAATTTATTTCTTCTGAAGGATTAATAAGAGATGCCATCAAAAGCAGACAAAAGCTTGATATTTTTGATTATGAGAAACCGATAGGGATTCAAATTTTCGGAGGAGATGAAGAGGCAATGTCTATAGCTACTAATATTGTCAATGTAACTCAGCCGGATTTAGTGGACATCAACTTTGGTTGTCCTGTAAAGAAAGTTGTCACGAAAGGCGCTGGAGCTGGAGTTTTGAAAGATATTGACTTGATGGTGAGGTTAACTGAGGCTGTAGTAAAATCTACTGATTTGCCTGTTACTGTAAAAACCAGATTAGGCTGGGATGAGGATTCCAAAAATATTGAAGAAGTAGCTGAGAGATTGCAAGATGTTGGGATTAAAGCTTTATCCATACATGGGAGAACCCGAAAGCAAATGTATAAAGGAGAAGCTGACTGGTCATTAATTTCTAAAGTAAAGAATAATTCAAGAATCAACATTCCTATTTTTGGGAATGGAGATATTGATTCTCCTGAAAAAGCTTTAGAGTATAAAAATAGATATGGTGTTGATGGAATCATGATTGGTAGAGCCGCTATCGGTAATCCATGGATATTTAATGAAATCAAACATTATTTAAAAACGGGAGAAACACTTCCAGCCCCTAATTTAGAAGATAGAGTTGAAACTGCTAAAAAGCATTTAGAGTTTTCAGTTAAATGGAAGGGAGAAAAAGTAGGTATTTATGAGATGAGAAGGCATTATACTAACTATTTCAAAGGCATCTCACATTTCAAACCTTATAGAACTCGTTTAGTAGAAGGAGATAGTTTTCAAGAAGTTTTAAATACATTAGATGAAGTAAAAGAAGTTTTCGCTGATAAAATGATCGAGAAAATATGA
- a CDS encoding CPBP family intramembrane glutamic endopeptidase, whose protein sequence is MNSLKHNNPQIIYKNPWTSIFYLVLLFLAWNLISQLIGSGLAVLVSGVNIFESQEILQPPFGPESKLFMYVAQGVSHFLGFTLFGLFFIKKMDKQEFKDYFHSKKLSLNSALIIVLMTFSFMMFNSIIIEWNMNIEFPEFMKAFEEWARATEDQLMELTELLSNYDSFGEMLIALLIIGVLPAIGEELVFRGLLQNKLESATKNAHLAIWISAIIFGAFHMQFYGVVPRIMLGALFGYIYVFSRNIWYPIIAHFVNNGLAVILMYVGPRFIDDFDAQEVDSSVPVYISLSALFACLIFFRYFKQQMNKAAQE, encoded by the coding sequence ATGAATTCTTTAAAGCATAACAACCCACAAATTATCTATAAAAATCCCTGGACTTCAATTTTTTACCTTGTACTACTGTTTTTAGCATGGAATCTTATAAGTCAACTCATTGGCTCTGGTTTAGCAGTTTTAGTTTCAGGCGTTAATATTTTTGAGAGCCAAGAAATTTTACAACCGCCTTTTGGCCCTGAAAGTAAATTATTTATGTATGTGGCTCAAGGAGTAAGTCACTTCCTAGGCTTTACTCTTTTTGGCTTATTTTTTATAAAAAAAATGGATAAGCAAGAGTTTAAAGATTACTTCCATAGTAAAAAATTGAGTCTAAACTCGGCCTTAATAATTGTATTGATGACGTTTTCTTTCATGATGTTTAATTCTATCATTATTGAATGGAATATGAATATTGAATTTCCAGAATTCATGAAAGCTTTTGAAGAATGGGCGCGAGCCACGGAAGATCAACTAATGGAGTTGACAGAGTTGCTCAGTAACTACGATAGTTTTGGTGAAATGCTTATCGCTCTACTAATTATTGGTGTTTTACCAGCAATTGGAGAGGAACTAGTATTCAGAGGTTTATTACAGAATAAGTTAGAATCAGCGACCAAAAATGCTCATTTAGCAATATGGATATCAGCTATAATTTTTGGAGCCTTTCATATGCAATTCTATGGTGTTGTACCTCGAATTATGCTTGGCGCTTTGTTTGGGTACATTTATGTGTTTTCTAGAAATATTTGGTATCCGATTATTGCCCATTTTGTTAACAATGGATTGGCAGTTATATTAATGTATGTTGGGCCAAGGTTTATAGATGATTTTGACGCACAAGAAGTAGATTCTTCGGTTCCAGTATATATTTCACTTTCAGCCTTATTCGCATGTCTCATTTTTTTCCGTTACTTTAAGCAACAAATGAATAAAGCTGCTCAGGAATGA